One segment of Pseudodesulfovibrio sp. 5S69 DNA contains the following:
- a CDS encoding ABC transporter ATP-binding protein translates to MSDEKRTIVRVIGVRKTFTMGKVELEALKGVDLEIFAGEYISIMGPSGSGKSTLFNMIGGLDKPTEGKVFIDEVDISQLDAFELAWLRNRKIGYIFQTFNLIPVMTALENVTLPMTFAGMNADDAQDKGIELLKLVGLGERFQHKPLELSGGQQQRVAVARSLANDPAIVLADEPTGNLDLSTGEEIIELLQMLSQERGVTVISATHDYKMLNVSDRVVWVRDGQVDRIEKREELDISIGGIGEKLTGHREPGA, encoded by the coding sequence ATGAGTGACGAAAAACGCACCATCGTCCGCGTCATCGGCGTAAGAAAGACCTTCACCATGGGCAAGGTCGAACTTGAGGCCCTCAAGGGCGTGGACCTCGAGATCTTCGCCGGGGAATACATCTCCATCATGGGGCCGTCGGGCTCGGGCAAGTCCACCCTGTTCAACATGATCGGCGGGCTGGACAAGCCCACCGAGGGCAAGGTCTTCATCGACGAGGTGGACATCTCCCAGTTGGACGCCTTCGAGCTGGCCTGGCTCCGCAACCGCAAGATCGGCTACATCTTCCAGACCTTCAATCTCATCCCGGTGATGACCGCGCTCGAAAACGTCACCCTGCCCATGACCTTCGCGGGCATGAACGCGGACGACGCCCAGGACAAGGGCATCGAGCTGCTCAAACTGGTCGGCCTGGGCGAGCGCTTCCAGCACAAGCCCCTGGAGCTGTCCGGCGGCCAACAGCAGCGCGTGGCAGTGGCCCGGTCGCTGGCCAACGACCCGGCCATCGTCCTGGCCGACGAACCCACCGGCAACCTGGACCTGTCCACGGGCGAGGAGATCATCGAACTGTTGCAGATGCTCTCCCAGGAGCGCGGGGTCACGGTCATCTCGGCGACCCACGACTACAAGATGCTCAACGTGTCCGACCGCGTGGTCTGGGTGCGCGACGGCCAGGTGGACCGCATCGAGAAGCGCGAGGAACTGGACATCTCCATCGGCGGCATCGGCGAAAAGCTGACCGGCCACAGGGAACCCGGAGCGTAG
- a CDS encoding ABC transporter permease, producing MNKPERLISLPFSKSLEISYKSLKVRFFRSMITVSSLVLAVSFLSFVLANLDIATGILLHGGREAARALSQAGYDVDLAQGAVAMSAKERWIVILSLLVCTVGIVNAQLMSVTERFSEIGVMKCLGALDSMILRLFLLEAAMQGLAGAFAGAILGCLFSLLTGAVRFGFAALANLPAASLLGSMGLATLAGCGLSLLGVLYPAWLAARMDPIKAIRAEH from the coding sequence ATGAACAAACCGGAACGACTCATTTCGCTGCCGTTCTCGAAATCCCTTGAGATCAGCTACAAGAGCCTGAAGGTCCGTTTCTTCCGCTCCATGATCACGGTTTCCAGCCTGGTCCTGGCCGTTTCGTTCCTGAGCTTCGTCCTGGCCAACCTGGACATCGCCACGGGCATACTCCTGCACGGTGGCCGGGAGGCGGCCAGGGCGCTCTCCCAGGCGGGCTACGACGTGGACCTGGCCCAGGGCGCGGTGGCCATGTCGGCCAAGGAGCGCTGGATCGTCATCCTGTCCCTGCTGGTCTGCACCGTGGGCATCGTCAACGCCCAGCTCATGTCCGTGACCGAGCGGTTCTCCGAGATCGGGGTCATGAAGTGCCTGGGCGCCCTGGACTCCATGATCCTGCGTCTCTTCCTGCTGGAGGCTGCCATGCAGGGCTTGGCCGGGGCCTTTGCGGGCGCGATTCTGGGCTGCCTGTTTTCCCTGCTGACCGGGGCCGTGCGCTTCGGCTTCGCCGCCCTGGCAAACCTGCCGGCCGCCTCCCTGCTCGGCTCCATGGGGCTGGCCACCCTGGCGGGCTGCGGCCTGAGCCTCCTGGGCGTGCTCTATCCCGCATGGCTGGCGGCGCGCATGGATCCCATCAAGGCCATCCGGGCGGAACATTGA
- a CDS encoding PP2C family protein-serine/threonine phosphatase, whose amino-acid sequence MQTEPVMPAWRPFLYYALAVIGGAVYGGQVCPFMDRLPAWELGLVLLGPLALAWGVRPGLQRRRVDRARPLRQSLRQFQLELSLFVLAGLGAAVILRVLYGFPLLLSGSKLVLGIFTVGLFAGLDMALARERLVIRRALSGDASYVPPNRLITMTRKFSLVAILILLLSTAIILLVIIRDLGWLATQELNLDTLGMLGRSVLVEILFVMGFLILMVVNLVVSYARNMRMIFDTQTGVLENVSRGDLSRRVPVTTSDELGVIAGHTNTMIAGLREGMHMREGLKIAHEVQQHFLPRKAPEMPGLDIAGASLFSDETGGDFFDFIECDPDGCGRLAVAVGDVSGHGIGAALLMTAGRAVIRQNATTPGSTAGSVRRTNRHLSRDIGDTGRFMTLFLMVMDPAEERITWVNAGQQPPQFYDPATDAFTELKGEDIPLGVEPDWDYHERSMDMPGPGQILCICTDGVWEAHNPDGTMFGVDRLRGLIRDNRDRSAQQILSAISGQVVEFAGTGRLEDDLTLVVVKGVARRQVRPGAAFSTST is encoded by the coding sequence ATGCAAACCGAACCGGTCATGCCCGCATGGCGGCCGTTCCTATACTACGCGCTGGCCGTGATCGGCGGTGCGGTCTATGGCGGCCAGGTCTGCCCGTTCATGGACCGGCTCCCGGCCTGGGAGCTCGGCCTGGTCCTGCTCGGCCCCCTGGCCCTGGCCTGGGGAGTGCGGCCCGGCTTGCAGCGCCGCCGGGTCGACCGGGCCCGTCCCCTGCGCCAGTCCCTGCGCCAGTTCCAGCTCGAACTGAGCCTGTTCGTCCTGGCCGGGCTGGGGGCAGCCGTGATCCTGCGCGTCCTCTACGGCTTCCCGCTGCTGCTGAGCGGGTCCAAGCTGGTGCTGGGCATCTTCACCGTGGGGCTCTTCGCCGGGCTGGACATGGCCCTGGCCCGCGAGCGGCTGGTCATCCGCCGCGCCCTGTCCGGGGACGCCTCCTACGTGCCGCCCAACCGGCTCATCACCATGACCCGCAAATTCTCGCTGGTGGCCATCCTCATCCTGCTCCTGAGCACGGCCATCATCCTGCTGGTCATCATCCGCGACCTCGGCTGGCTGGCCACCCAGGAACTGAACCTCGACACCCTGGGCATGCTCGGCCGCTCGGTCCTGGTGGAAATCCTCTTCGTCATGGGCTTTCTCATCCTCATGGTCGTTAACCTGGTGGTCTCCTATGCCAGGAACATGCGCATGATCTTCGACACCCAGACCGGGGTGCTCGAAAACGTCAGTCGAGGCGACCTGTCCCGGCGGGTGCCGGTGACCACCTCGGACGAACTCGGGGTCATCGCCGGGCACACCAATACCATGATCGCCGGCCTGCGCGAGGGCATGCACATGCGCGAGGGGCTGAAGATCGCCCATGAGGTCCAGCAGCATTTCCTGCCCAGGAAGGCCCCGGAGATGCCGGGGCTGGACATCGCGGGCGCGAGCCTGTTCTCGGACGAGACCGGCGGCGATTTCTTCGATTTCATCGAGTGCGACCCGGACGGCTGCGGCCGGCTGGCCGTGGCCGTGGGCGACGTCTCGGGCCACGGCATCGGCGCGGCCCTGCTCATGACCGCGGGCCGGGCCGTCATCCGCCAGAACGCGACCACGCCGGGCTCCACGGCCGGGAGCGTCCGCCGGACCAACCGGCACCTGAGCCGGGACATCGGCGACACGGGGCGGTTCATGACCCTGTTCCTCATGGTCATGGACCCGGCCGAGGAAAGGATCACCTGGGTCAACGCGGGCCAGCAGCCGCCCCAGTTCTACGACCCGGCCACGGACGCCTTCACCGAGCTCAAGGGCGAGGACATCCCGCTCGGGGTGGAGCCGGACTGGGACTACCACGAGCGGTCCATGGACATGCCCGGCCCGGGGCAGATCCTGTGCATCTGCACGGACGGCGTCTGGGAGGCGCACAACCCGGACGGGACCATGTTCGGCGTGGACCGCCTGCGCGGGCTCATCCGCGACAACCGGGACCGGAGCGCGCAGCAGATCCTGTCGGCCATCAGCGGACAGGTTGTCGAATTCGCCGGGACCGGCAGGCTTGAGGACGACCTGACCCTGGTGGTCGTCAAGGGCGTGGCGCGCCGACAGGTGCGACCCGGTGCCGCTTTTTCGACGAGCACGTGA
- a CDS encoding PqqD family protein, which yields MFRKKRPEPTISRAEALRMIPVRNAAVEVTELPDGLVRLAYPLAIKPWFGRLADKVGLWDGRPMTKTVELDEMGTFVWRHIDGERSVRGIAQAFAETYEVQLREAELAVTAFIKTIGQRGIIGLK from the coding sequence TTGTTCCGGAAGAAACGGCCTGAGCCGACCATATCCCGCGCCGAGGCCCTGCGCATGATCCCGGTGCGCAACGCGGCCGTGGAGGTCACCGAGCTGCCCGACGGGTTGGTCCGGCTGGCCTATCCACTGGCCATCAAGCCGTGGTTCGGCAGGTTGGCCGACAAGGTCGGCCTGTGGGACGGCAGGCCCATGACCAAGACCGTGGAGCTCGACGAGATGGGCACCTTTGTCTGGCGCCATATCGACGGCGAGCGGTCCGTGCGCGGCATTGCCCAGGCCTTTGCCGAGACCTACGAGGTCCAACTCCGCGAGGCGGAGCTGGCGGTGACCGCCTTCATCAAGACGATAGGCCAGCGCGGCATCATTGGGCTCAAATAG
- a CDS encoding DUF4911 domain-containing protein, whose protein sequence is MRIAPSDIGLFRFLLEGYDNLGVFTVVNKFKGILLLRYSPHLAREVRMFLRAAATEMAVEILPAPLQEP, encoded by the coding sequence GTGCGCATCGCCCCGAGCGACATCGGGCTCTTCCGCTTCCTGCTGGAAGGCTACGACAACCTCGGCGTATTCACCGTGGTCAACAAGTTCAAGGGGATTCTCCTGCTCCGCTACAGCCCGCACCTGGCCCGCGAGGTCCGCATGTTCCTCAGGGCTGCGGCCACCGAGATGGCCGTGGAAATCCTGCCCGCTCCCCTGCAAGAGCCCTGA